The following proteins are encoded in a genomic region of Oncorhynchus gorbuscha isolate QuinsamMale2020 ecotype Even-year linkage group LG11, OgorEven_v1.0, whole genome shotgun sequence:
- the LOC124047916 gene encoding stanniocalcin yields MLAKFGLCAVFLVLGTAATFDTDPEEASPRRARFSSNSPSDVARCLNGALAVGCGTFACLENSTCDTDGMHDICQLFFHTAATFNTQGKTFVKESLRCIANGVTSKVFQTIRRCGVFQRMISEVQEECYSRLDICGVARSNPEAIGEVVQVPAHFPNRYYSTLLQSLLACDEETVAVVRTGLVARLGPDMETLFQLLQNKHCPQGSNQGPNSAPAGWRWPMGSPPSFKIQPSMRGRDPTHLFARKRSVEALEREME; encoded by the exons ATGCTCGCAAAATTCGGCCTGTGCGCGGTCTTCCTCGTCCTGGGAACTGCCGCCACCTTCGACACCGACCCGGAGGAAGCTTCTCCTCGCCGTGCACGCTTCTCATCCAACAGCCCCT cggaTGTGGCTAGGTGTTTGAATGGCGCTCTAGCCGTGGGATGTGGGACGTTTGCCTGCCTGGAGAATTCTACCTGTGACACTGATGGCATGCACGATATCTGTCAACTGTTCTTTCACACCGCAGCTACCTTTAACACACAG ggtaaGACATTTGTAAAGGAGAGTCTGAGATGTATTGCCAACGGCGTCACGTCTAAAGTCTTTCAGACCATCAGGCGCTGTGGCGTCTTCCAGAGAATGATTTCTGAG gtccAGGAGGAGTGTTACAGTAGACTGGACATCTGTGGTGTGGCTCGCTCTAACCCTGAGGCCATTGGAGAGGTGGTGCAGGTCCCTGCACACTTCCCcaacag gtacTACAGCACTCTGCTCCAGTCCCTGCTAGCCTGTGATGAGGAGACAGTGGCTGTGGTCAGGACAGGGCTTGTTGCTAGGTTGGGGCCAGACATGGAAACTCTCTTCCAGCTGCTGCAGAACAAACACTGCCCCCAGGGTTCTAACCAGGGTCCTAACTCAGCCCCCGCTGGCTGGCGCTGGCCAATGGGGTCGCCTCCTTCCTTCAAGATCCAGCCCAGCATGAGAGGAAGAGACCCCACCCACCTATTCGCTAGGAAACGCTCTGTGGAGGcattggagagagagatggagtag
- the LOC124049109 gene encoding fibroblast growth factor receptor 1-A-like, whose protein sequence is MLLSRSSLLLLWSLLVLLIYSPLTQSRPAAAHVSDTADMLASSEDEDDDDESSSEENKLSNNQKLQLMAPQWATPDKMEKRLHAVPASKTVKFRCQATGNPTPTLRWYRNGKEFRKDQRIGGFKLRDHMWTIIMESVVPSDKGNYTCLVENKHGSLTHTYQLDVVERSPHRPILQAGLPANRTAMVGSDVEFVCRVFSDPQPHIQWLKRITINGSRVGPDGLPYVRVLKTAGFNTTDREMEVFTLRNVSVEDEGEYTCLAGNSIGLSHHSAWLSVIKDLPPSPVPSQAYLEIFIYCVGFFIIMFMVAVVTACRLRCSPKKSDFSSQLAVHKLAKSIPLHRQVSVDSSSSLQSAVCLVRPYRLSSGATPTLVGVSVYELPADPLWELSRDRLSLGKPLGEGCFGQVVLAEAAGLDRENPSRLTKVAVKMLKADATEKDLSDLIAEMEMMKMIGKHKNIINLLGACTQDGPLYVVVEYASQGNLREYLRCRRPVDLEYWSGPTQAPLDSVEVRELVSAAYQVARGMAYLALQKCIHRDLAARNVLVTEDNVMKIADFGLARDIHHIDYYKKTTNGRLPVKWMAPEALFDRIYTHQSDVWSFGVLLWEIFTLGGSPYPGVPVEELFKLLKEGHRMDRPAACTEELYIIMRDCWHAVPSRRPTFQQLVEDLDRTLSLMTNQEYLNLSIPVVQYSPLSPDTRSSSDSVFSRETTHGAEYSPLSPSWTSTQHTPSRTPSHTSTLAYAHHKPSRTPS, encoded by the exons CTGACATGCTGGCATCTTCtgaggatgaagatgatgatgatgagtctTCTTCAGAGGAAAATAAACTATCCAACAATCAAAAGCTCCAAT TGATGGCTCCTCAGTGGGCGACTCCAGACAAGATGGAGAAGAGGCTCCATGCCGTTCCTGCCAGTAAGACTGTTAAATTTCGTTGCCAGGCGACTGGTAATCCCACACCAACTTTGCGGTGGTACAGGAATGGGAAAGAGTTCAGGAAAGACCAGCGCATTGGAGGCTTCAAG CTCCGGGACCACATGTGGACAATAATAATGGAGTCAGTGGTTCCGTCTGATAAAGGCAACTACACCTGTCTGGTGGAGAACAAGCACGGCAgcctcacacacacctaccagcTGGACGTAGTGG AACGTTCCCCTCACAGGCCCATCCTCCAGGCAGGCCTGCCAGCTAATCGTACGGCCATGGTTGGTAGCGACGTGGAGTTTGTTTGTCGAGTGTTCAGCGACCCTCAGCCCCACATCCAGTGGCTCAAACGCATCACCATTAATGGCAGCAGAGTGGGACCAGATGGACTGCCTTACGTACGCGTactgaag actGCAGGGTTTAACAccacagacagggagatggaggtgTTTACTCTGAGGAACGTGTCtgtggaggatgaaggagagTACACCTGTCTGGCAGGAAACTCTATAGGACTCTCTCAccactctgcctggctcagtgtGATCAAAG atCTGCCCCCCTCCCCTGTACCATCTCAGGCCTACCTGGAGATCTTCATCTACTGCGTCGGTTTCTTCATCATCATGTTCATGGTCGCCGTAGTGACCGCCTGCCGACTACGCTGCTCCCCGAAGAAGAGCGACTTCAGCAGCCAGCTGGCCGTTCACAAACTGGCCAAGAGCATTCCCCTacacagacag GTGTcagtagactcctcctcctctctacagtcGGCGGTGTGTCTGGTCAGGCCGTACCGCCTTTCCAGTGGAGCCACGCCCACCCTGGTTGGCGTGTCAGTGTATGAGCTGCCCGCAGACCCACTCTGGGAGCTGTCACGAGACAG GCTGTCTCTGGGGAAGCCACTGGGTGAAGGTTGTTTTGGTCAGGTTGTGCTAGCAGAGGCTGCAGGTCTGGACAGAGAGAACCCCTCTCGTCTCACCAAGGTTGCCGTCAAGATGCTCAAAG CGGACGCCACAGAGAAGGACCTGAGTGATCTGATCGCTGAAATGGAGATGATGAAGATGATCGGGAAACACAAAAACATAATCAACCTGCTGGGAGCCTGCACACAGGATG gccctctCTACGTGGTGGTAGAGTATGCATCTCAGGGCAACCTGAGGGAGTACCTGCGTTGTCGGAGGCCTGTGGATCTGGAGTACTGGTCTGGGCCAACCCAAGCCCCCCTGGACAGCGTAGAGGTCAGGGAGCTGGTGTCTGCTGCCTACCAGGTGGCCAGGGGCATGGCATACCTCGCCTTACAGAAG TGTATCCACAGAGACCTAGCAGCCAGGAACGTGTTGGTGACAGAGGACAATGTGATGAAGATAGCAGACTTTGGTTTGGCCAGAGACATCCACCACATAGACTACTACAAGAAGACCACCAAT GGACGTCTGCCAGTGAAGTGGATGGCTCCAGAGGCTCTGTTCGACCGCATCTACACACACCAGAGTGACGT GTGGTCGTTTGGGGTGTTGCTGTGGGAGATCTTTACTCTAGGAGGATCTCCCTACCCAGGGGTCCCTGTAGAGGAGCTGTTCAAACTGCTGAAGGAGGGACATCGTATGGACAGGCCAGCCGCCTGCACAGAGGagct GTATATCATTATGAGAGACTGCTGGCACGCTGTTCCATCTCGCAGACCAACTTTCCAACAGCTGGTAGAGGATCTGGACCGCACACTCTCACTCATGACCAACCAG GAGTATTTGAATCTGTCCATCCCTGTGGTCCAGTATTCTCCATTGAGTCCAGACACCAGAAGCTCCTCTGACTCTGTCTTCTCCAGGGAGACGACTCACGGAGCAGAGTACTCTCCCCTGAGCCCATCCTGGACCTCCACCCAGCACACCCCCTCTAGGACCCCCTCTCATACCTCCACCCTGGCCTACGCACACCACAAACCTTCCAGAACCCCGTCTTGA